One part of the bacterium genome encodes these proteins:
- a CDS encoding glycerate kinase → MKLLICPDSFKGCFTSLEGSKIIKNVFKKYFPESTPILFPLADGGEGSIEVLNKFIKGKFVFIESSDPLGRKIKTKYLKKGKAVYIELAKEAGLTFLKEEERNPLETTTYGVGEVILRAIEDGCENISIFVGGSATNDAGIGALSAIGVKFFDEKGKTIFPGKGKDLVKIRGTDISSVDKRIFNIKFTILTDVKNPLYGKNGASYIYAWQKGANSKEVKILDDGLRNFSFVLKKFTGKDVSRIKGAGAAGGFASGFISIFNSKIESGIELILKKGNFKEKIKNCDFVITGEGKFDKQSFFGKVVGVVIEYCKKYKVPVIILAGTVERNIYKKINEENIIVMSILPGFLSHDEAMKEGKKLLKIKAQQIFKLLKFK, encoded by the coding sequence ATGAAATTACTTATTTGTCCTGATAGTTTTAAAGGATGTTTTACAAGTTTAGAAGGAAGCAAAATAATAAAAAATGTTTTTAAAAAGTATTTTCCGGAAAGTACTCCAATACTTTTTCCACTTGCAGATGGTGGAGAAGGCAGTATTGAAGTTTTAAATAAGTTTATTAAAGGAAAATTTGTTTTTATAGAAAGTTCTGACCCACTTGGTAGAAAAATTAAGACAAAATATCTAAAAAAAGGCAAGGCAGTTTATATTGAACTTGCAAAAGAGGCAGGACTAACTTTTTTAAAAGAAGAAGAGAGAAACCCATTAGAAACAACAACTTATGGAGTTGGAGAAGTAATTTTAAGAGCGATTGAAGATGGGTGTGAAAATATAAGTATATTTGTTGGTGGAAGTGCAACAAATGATGCAGGTATTGGTGCTTTAAGTGCTATTGGAGTAAAGTTCTTTGATGAAAAAGGAAAAACAATTTTTCCTGGCAAAGGGAAGGATTTAGTTAAAATTAGAGGGACTGACATTTCTTCTGTTGATAAAAGAATTTTTAATATTAAATTTACAATTTTAACAGATGTAAAAAACCCTCTATATGGGAAAAATGGTGCTTCTTATATTTATGCATGGCAAAAAGGAGCAAATAGCAAAGAAGTAAAAATTCTTGATGATGGATTAAGAAATTTTTCTTTTGTTTTAAAAAAATTTACAGGTAAAGATGTAAGCAGAATTAAAGGGGCAGGAGCAGCAGGTGGGTTTGCATCCGGATTTATTTCAATTTTCAATTCAAAAATAGAGTCAGGGATTGAGTTAATATTAAAAAAAGGAAATTTTAAAGAAAAAATAAAAAATTGTGATTTTGTTATAACAGGTGAAGGGAAATTTGATAAACAGTCATTTTTTGGAAAAGTTGTTGGTGTGGTTATTGAATATTGTAAAAAATATAAAGTTCCAGTAATTATTTTAGCAGGGACAGTTGAAAGAAATATATATAAGAAAATAAATGAAGAAAATATAATTGTTATGAGTATTCTGCCAGGGTTTTTAAGTCATGATGAAGCAATGAAAGAGGGAAAAAAATTATTGAAAATTAAGGCACAACAGATTTTTAAACTCTTAAAATTCAAGTAA